From a single Apium graveolens cultivar Ventura chromosome 2, ASM990537v1, whole genome shotgun sequence genomic region:
- the LOC141708700 gene encoding putative pterin-4-alpha-carbinolamine dehydratase, chloroplastic: MASITTLPRPSFSAPPLHLSTPFPTNPCPKIKFTPFRHTKLITLAMEGDNDFGARDPFPAEIESNFGDKVLGFGSTEHKILIPNLAALSLSRLECSPQPFALADQDAQNLLRKVVGWRLSNEGGAVKLQCLWKLKDYKSGVELINRIFNVVETIGHLPNLHLEPPNQVRAELWTPSIGGISMNDFIVAAKIDEIQTSDLVPRKRAWA, encoded by the exons ATGGCTTCCATTACAACACTACCTCGTCCAAGCTTCTCAGCTCCTCCACTACATCTATCCACTCCATTCCCAACAAACCCATGTCCTAAAATCAAGTTTACACCTTTCAGACACACAAAGTTGATAACTTTAGCTATGGAAGGTGACAATGATTTTGGGGCCAGAGACCCTTTTCCTGCTGAGATTGAGAGTAATTTTGGTGATAAAGTTTTGGGTTTTGGCAGCACTGAGCATAAGATTTTGATTCCTAATCTTGCTGCTCTCTCTCTTTCTAGACTTGAGTGTTCTCCTCAGCCTTTTGCTTTGGCTGACCAAGATGCTCAGAATTTGTTGAGAAAG GTTGTTGGTTGGAGACTGTCAAATGAAGGTGGAGCTGTTAAGTTACaatgtttgtggaagctaaaaGATTATAAGTCTGGTGTTGAACTCATCAATAGAATATTCAATGTTGTAGAAACTATTGGGCACCTTCCTAACCTTCACTTGGAACCACCCAATCAAGTTAGAGCTGAACTGTGGACTCCTTCCATTG GGGGTATAAGTATGAATGATTTCATCGTAGCTGCTAAAATTGATGAGATACAGACATCAGATCTTGTTCCCAGAAAAAGAGCTTGGGCTTAA
- the LOC141708701 gene encoding superoxide dismutase [Fe], chloroplastic: MAATSTTSLLTCAFLPKQVFSESTRSSVWKNKQKQCKSRNSPQVVTAKIELKPPPYMLNALEPHMSKETLEYHWGKHHRGYVDNLNKQIVGTELDGLTLEGVVLVSYNKGDILPAFNNAAQTWNHEFFWESMAPGGGGKPSGDLLKLINRDFGSFEAFVEEFKLAASSQFGSGWAWLAYKANRLDVGNAVNPLPSEEDKKLVVVKSPNAVNPLVWDYFPLLTIDVWEHSYYIDFENRRAEYISTFLEKLVSWETVSMRLEIAKSRSTERDKEAERKRREEEEANLPGGEATEMYLESESEESEVE, encoded by the exons ATGGCGGCAACATCGACAACGAGTCTGTTGACTTGTGCATTTCTCCCAAAACAAGTGTTTAGTGAGTCAACTCGGAGCTCAGTTTGGAAAAACAAACAG AAGCAATGTAAGAGTAGAAATAGTCCACAAGTAGTAACTGCGAAGATTGAGTTGAAGCCTCCTCCATATATGCTC AATGCTCTGGAGCCACACATGAGCAAGGAAACTCTGGAGTATCATTGGGGAAAACACCACAGGGGCTATGTGGACAACCTGAACAAGCAAATAGTAGGAACGGAACTGGATGGATTGACATTGGAAGGTGTGGTACTAGTTTCTTACAATAAAGGTGATATCCTTCCAGCATTTAACAATGCTGCACAG ACTTGGAACCATGAGTTCTTTTGGGAATCTATGGCACCAGGTGGTGGAGGCAAGCCATCCGGAGATCTTTTGAAGCTTATTAACAGAGATTTTGGGTCCTTCGAAGCTTTTGTTGAAGAATTCAAGTTGGCAGCATCTTCTCAGTTTGGTTCTGGTTGGGCCTGGCTTGCAT ACAAAGCAAACAGGCTCGATGTAGGAAACGCTGTGAACCCACTCCCATCAGAGGAAGACAAGAAGCTTGTAGTGGTGAAGAGTCCAAATGCTGTGAATCCGCTTGTCTGGGATTACTTT CCGCTTCTCACAATAGATGTCTGGGAG CATTCTTACTACATTGACTTCGAG AACCGTAGGGCCGAGTATATTTCAACATTTCTCGAGAAGCTAGTATCCTGGGAAACCGTGAGCATGAGGCTAGAAATAGCGAAGTCTAGGTCTACCGAGAGGGACAAGGAAGCGGAGAGGAAAAGAAGAGAGGAAGAAGAAGCTAACTTGCCCGGTGGTGAAGCAACAGAGATGTACTTGGAAAGTGAAAGTGAAGAGTCGGAGGTTGAATGA